Part of the Pan paniscus chromosome 3, NHGRI_mPanPan1-v2.0_pri, whole genome shotgun sequence genome is shown below.
acaagaaaaaaaaatttctgcagATATATAGATAGTTGTAGAAAAATGTGTAACTACTCATTCTAAATCTATGCATTCAGTAAGAAGTTATTTGATGGATTTTACTGTTTTTAAGATGTAAAACAATGTATAGTAAAACAGATGTGTAATTGCTTAAGGTCTTAGATGCACTAATGTATAGGTTTATGATTTCCTGGGGTGTTCTGTGTGAGTGATGGCCACAGTGTTTTAACTGACCCTGTAATTTAAGCTTTTCTATAATATTTGTGAGATTAATAGatcatcttgtatttttattttataaattcacTTACCAAAACCCCACTACCCTGACTTTATGGCTTTATATAAGCTCCgcttcaaagacacaaataagttAGAGCTTCATGTTACCGACTGAAAAAAATACTTACCTAGAACTTCACTATAAAACTGATCCCACTTCTTCATGTCAAATATTTCGAACCAAAAGTCAAAGTAAAGCACATAGATCATATTTTTTACCCTCTCCATGAAAGTCATTTGATCAGTTAATTCTGACATAACAACAGGTACATAGGAAGGAGGGAAAATAAATCCTCCACTATGCTTTTCAAAAGTGTAGCCAGGAGAGAAGCTGAGACTGTACACAAAGGGTATGTTAAATAGCTCAGCCAGCAGCTCACTACAGGGAAAAATAGCATCTGCAAAAATGACGTCAAATCTTGACTCTTGTActtttttcataaatttcttaTTTGAAACTACATCTTTACAGAACTTTCTAGTTATGTCACCAAATATTGACATGATTTCCTGTACTTGTGAAAAATATAACCAAAATGTATCTTTTGGAAGGTCTGACCATCTCTTAATCTGTTGCATGATGAAATTCTCCAACTCAGTTTTAGTTACAGATGTGGGATAAATTTCAATTTTAAGAGCGGATGAGTTGTTGGgatcaaaaagaatggaagctGAAGATGCCAGTACAGTCACCTCATGACCTCTCTGAATAAGCTCATCCAGGATTGTCTTTATATTCATCCAATGGCTATATTCTGCTGCCCACACCAGCACCTTTCCACAATTCCCAGAGCTAAAGCAAAAGCTCAGTTGTATTAGCAAAATTACTGAAGTCCATTTCACAGACATCCTGGTGCAATGCAATGCTTGTTTTCCAGTTGCTGTTCCTTTCTGTCATTTCTCATGGTTATGTCCAAAGATAAATTAGCCAAGAAGTTAAAATGTAACCCTTATAAGTCAAAGTACATACAATATCATTAAATCAACAGTCTGAGCATGTGGATGGCAAGGAGACAAATGAAGGTAAATGATCTGTTCACACAGATGTGATTAATTTCCCTTTTATGTTTATGAGTGCTATCCTTCAGCTAATATCAAGGATCTTGTATGGACACACCATCTGTCTTATGCAATATATTTTAGAAGAGTGTCCAGAACAGTAGCAGTGACAGATCCTGTTTCTGCAGTCCATTTGACACAAAACTAAAGATAAAATGACTAAACATGGTCCACATATTTTTGTAAACTTTGTTGACATGTAATTTAAATATCATACTATTTATCAATTATTGTGTAAAATTTAATGTTTcatagtatattcacagaattgtgcatCTACCATAACAATCAGTTGGAGAGCCCTTTTATCTCCCCAAAATAAGACCTATAGTCCTTAGCCTTTTTCTCTCCACCCCTAGTTTCTGCATTTCCCCTGTCCTAGGTAATTGCTAATTGAatttctatctctatagatttgcctattctgaacaatTTTTAATGCatagaattatacaatatgtggtattttgtgactggcttcttttatgtaacataatattttaaaggttCATTTATGATATAGCGTATACATGTTGA
Proteins encoded:
- the LOC100976704 gene encoding UDP-glucuronosyltransferase 2B7 isoform X5; protein product: MSVKWTSVILLIQLSFCFSSGNCGKVLVWAAEYSHWMNIKTILDELIQRGHEVTVLASSASILFDPNNSSALKIEIYPTSVTKTELENFIMQQIKRWSDLPKDTFWLYFSQVQEIMSIFGDITRKFCKDVVSNKKFMKKVQESRFDVIFADAIFPCSELLAELFNIPFVYSLSFSPGYTFEKHSGGFIFPPSYVPVVMSELTDQMTFMERVKNMIYVLYFDFWFEIFDMKKWDQFYSEVLGRPTTLSEAMGKADVWLIRNSWNFQFPYPLLPNVDFVGGLHCKPAKPLPKEMEDFVQSSGENGVVVFSLGSMVSNMTEERANVIASALAQIPQKVLWRFDGNKPDTLGLNTRLYKWIPQNDLLDIKRML